One window of the Shewanella maritima genome contains the following:
- a CDS encoding efflux RND transporter periplasmic adaptor subunit: MQQSNTRYVVDQEQMTASAIEHANNKLSSQNPLPGLARLSFPLLLIVLAAFTTLSNSVVAKPLAIWTVKEVEITKPVYFNAQVEATKAATVSAQTSGRVIAVHYDVNDRVEAGSPLLEITSEEQAAELGTAQAELAKAKAINQEAQATLKRFDKLFPQGAISQGQMDEAIAAANTAEQAVSAAKAQLVKAKQSLNYTTVSAPFSGRVTQRHVEQGETIAYGQALFSGYDDKQLRVSFYVPNSQLSELKQAKTIEIILGSQLTANKQTTITTNNFNVFEFSQANQQHQVRANFNVNNAAQNQVHLGQWLKAGYRSAAQQVISIPNSAIHQVNELTAVYLKVGEQVLLTQVRLGEPLTSAQGETKPNQRMVISGLKPGDQIIEDASAYLLQLAARKGE; this comes from the coding sequence ATGCAGCAGTCAAATACTCGTTACGTCGTTGACCAAGAGCAAATGACAGCGAGCGCAATCGAACATGCAAATAACAAACTATCGAGCCAAAACCCATTACCAGGGCTTGCACGGTTGAGCTTTCCATTGTTGCTAATTGTGCTTGCTGCATTCACAACGCTATCAAACAGCGTTGTCGCCAAGCCACTCGCTATCTGGACTGTCAAAGAGGTTGAAATAACTAAACCGGTTTATTTCAATGCACAAGTTGAGGCAACAAAAGCGGCGACGGTATCTGCACAAACCTCAGGACGGGTTATTGCGGTACATTATGATGTTAACGATCGAGTTGAGGCGGGCTCACCACTGCTTGAAATCACCAGTGAAGAGCAAGCTGCTGAGCTTGGCACAGCCCAAGCAGAACTTGCTAAAGCTAAGGCCATTAACCAAGAAGCTCAGGCGACATTAAAACGTTTTGACAAACTGTTTCCTCAAGGCGCTATTTCTCAAGGGCAAATGGATGAAGCCATCGCAGCGGCTAATACCGCTGAGCAAGCTGTATCTGCAGCTAAGGCGCAGCTTGTTAAGGCAAAACAAAGCCTAAATTACACAACTGTTTCAGCGCCCTTTAGCGGCCGCGTCACCCAAAGACACGTGGAACAAGGCGAAACCATTGCTTATGGCCAAGCATTATTTTCTGGCTATGATGACAAGCAGCTTAGGGTTAGCTTCTACGTACCTAACTCTCAACTCTCTGAGCTAAAACAAGCCAAAACCATTGAAATTATCCTTGGTTCACAACTAACAGCCAACAAGCAAACGACCATAACTACTAACAACTTCAACGTGTTTGAGTTTTCCCAAGCGAACCAACAACATCAGGTGCGCGCTAACTTCAATGTAAATAATGCAGCACAAAATCAAGTTCACTTAGGGCAATGGCTTAAAGCGGGTTATCGCAGTGCAGCTCAGCAAGTGATCAGCATCCCTAACTCGGCAATTCATCAGGTCAATGAATTAACAGCAGTCTATTTAAAAGTCGGCGAGCAAGTATTGCTTACTCAAGTACGTTTGGGTGAGCCGCTAACTTCAGCGCAGGGTGAAACCAAACCTAATCAACGCATGGTTATTTCTGGACTAAAGCCGGGAGATCAAATCATTGAAGACGCGTCCGCTTATTTATTGCAACTAGCTGCGCGCAAAGGAGAGTAA
- a CDS encoding OmpP1/FadL family transporter, with protein MTKFNKTLLAAAITLASTQTFAAGFQLNSQSATGLGRAMAGDAVIADNASVLARNPAAMALFDSTTVSVGATYADVKVEVTDVQYGDTHLGSLDNAASGKFIPNGYFIMPVNDKFAFGFGAFSNYGTGTDLSPLNANQDVNTPIDLLGNTEVTTVNLNASVSYRINDALSLGAGIDIIRGSGKLTRNGEVNLGQGAMPINLVDVDADGYAFGGILGLTYEFNDDNRIGLSYRFSPTMKASGDIMYNPLLVAPENFDEIEIPMADIAQLAGYHKLTDKFAIHYTAQWTQWSAFDKISVTGGDGLVGEAAIKQYNWKDSWFLSVGGTYELSDNWTLRAGIASDQGVVGEISSLSIPDSDRMWYSVGASYHINDKSSIDLGYTLVKGEKVHVIETSALVGQTSAYTESGANYFGLQYSHSF; from the coding sequence ATGACCAAATTCAACAAGACTCTGCTTGCGGCTGCTATTACATTAGCAAGCACGCAAACTTTCGCGGCTGGTTTCCAGCTTAACAGCCAATCAGCTACTGGCCTAGGCCGTGCTATGGCAGGTGACGCAGTCATCGCAGACAATGCATCAGTACTTGCTCGCAACCCTGCAGCAATGGCACTATTTGACTCGACAACCGTTTCTGTTGGCGCAACCTACGCAGATGTTAAAGTTGAAGTCACTGACGTTCAGTATGGCGACACCCACCTAGGTAGCCTAGACAATGCTGCAAGCGGCAAGTTCATTCCAAACGGTTACTTCATCATGCCTGTAAACGACAAGTTTGCATTTGGTTTTGGTGCATTTAGTAACTATGGTACCGGTACAGATTTATCACCGCTTAACGCCAACCAAGACGTTAACACGCCTATCGATCTATTAGGTAACACTGAAGTCACTACAGTTAACCTAAATGCGAGTGTGTCTTACCGCATTAACGACGCCCTAAGCCTAGGTGCGGGTATCGATATCATTCGCGGTTCAGGTAAGCTGACTCGAAATGGTGAAGTAAACCTTGGTCAAGGCGCTATGCCAATCAACCTAGTTGATGTAGATGCAGACGGTTATGCATTTGGCGGTATTCTTGGTCTAACTTACGAGTTTAACGATGACAACCGCATTGGCTTAAGCTACCGCTTTAGCCCAACCATGAAAGCCTCTGGCGACATCATGTACAACCCACTACTAGTTGCACCAGAGAACTTCGACGAAATCGAAATTCCAATGGCTGACATTGCACAACTTGCTGGTTACCACAAGCTAACTGACAAGTTCGCTATTCACTACACAGCCCAGTGGACTCAGTGGAGCGCGTTTGACAAAATCTCTGTAACTGGTGGTGACGGCCTAGTTGGTGAAGCAGCAATCAAGCAATACAACTGGAAAGACTCTTGGTTCCTAAGTGTGGGCGGTACTTACGAGCTTAGCGACAACTGGACATTGCGCGCAGGTATCGCAAGTGACCAAGGTGTAGTAGGTGAGATTTCATCACTGTCTATCCCTGATTCAGACCGTATGTGGTACTCGGTTGGTGCTAGCTACCATATCAACGACAAGTCTTCTATTGACCTAGGTTACACCCTAGTGAAAGGCGAGAAAGTTCACGTTATCGAAACAAGTGCACTTGTTGGTCAAACTAGCGCTTATACAGAATCTGGTGCCAACTACTTCGGTCTTCAGTACAGCCATAGCTTCTAA
- a CDS encoding VWA domain-containing protein — protein MIHFIRPEWLWALIPAIAVFIYVSKAVATSSAWDNYIAPHLTQTLIGDNKLETRKPKWLMLATWIIAIVALSGPAVTKQSLPVFAKEQGRVIVLDMSLSMYANDLSPNRLSHLRFRATDLVDALNEGDTGLIAYAGDAFVISPLTQDKGTILNLLPTLAPEIMPVRGSNLAAALEQAQALLQQGGHQKGDIIVLTDGVSSNQFDDAYNSLQSPYRLSIMAIGTEHGSPIKLPDGQFLRDSTNEVVVAKTDFSLLNKLAQHNRGILVPMQADGSDISTIKDWLDTGGEASETEFSGEAWEDLGPYIALLLLLPLAINFRQRLFQLSLPLATATLLSTSLFISHDAQASLWDDLWQTRDQQAQQAFDAEDYQQAADKFSSSNWQASSQYKAGNYEQALSLFEQDSSANGLYNQGNSLMQLGKYADAIGRYEQALKQQADFAQAQQNLELAKSLLEQQQASDDQQSSDGGDNQEQSDGDQQNQQNGQNQDNQSQSDQSQSDQQQQGQDQQSQQQGQDQQSQQQQSEQNQSQQSDNDEQSDEQSGDAQQSNESQANNEQQTGSSTGSQKSGSQGANEQTDNEAQMQANAEQQDDSQSKQQSANQTQSEQSESEQQAAQSTQANAQQAEMNEDGEKQAAVSPIIADENAMPAEMERALRAVSEDPQVLIRNKMQLEYQKRRQNRQLPKETQQW, from the coding sequence ATGATCCACTTTATTCGCCCAGAATGGCTGTGGGCACTTATCCCTGCCATTGCCGTTTTCATCTACGTTTCAAAAGCGGTGGCAACGTCATCAGCCTGGGATAACTATATTGCGCCGCACTTAACCCAAACTCTTATCGGCGACAACAAACTCGAAACGCGCAAGCCCAAATGGCTGATGCTCGCGACCTGGATTATTGCCATCGTGGCGTTATCAGGCCCGGCAGTCACTAAACAATCACTGCCAGTATTTGCTAAAGAGCAAGGGCGAGTCATTGTGCTTGATATGTCACTGTCGATGTACGCCAATGATTTAAGTCCAAACCGTTTATCGCATTTACGTTTTCGCGCGACCGATTTGGTTGATGCGTTAAATGAGGGTGACACAGGGCTGATAGCCTACGCAGGTGATGCCTTTGTGATCAGCCCGCTCACTCAAGATAAAGGCACCATTCTTAACTTGTTGCCGACGCTCGCACCTGAAATTATGCCAGTGCGCGGCTCAAATCTCGCTGCTGCACTTGAACAAGCTCAGGCCTTGTTGCAACAAGGCGGACATCAAAAAGGCGACATCATAGTGCTAACTGATGGTGTATCGTCAAATCAGTTTGACGATGCCTACAACAGTTTACAATCGCCTTATCGCCTAAGCATTATGGCCATTGGCACTGAGCACGGCTCACCAATTAAACTGCCTGATGGCCAGTTTTTAAGAGACAGTACAAATGAGGTAGTCGTCGCCAAAACTGACTTTAGCCTGCTAAACAAGCTAGCCCAACACAATCGCGGCATTCTAGTGCCAATGCAAGCCGATGGCTCAGACATAAGCACCATTAAAGATTGGCTTGATACTGGTGGTGAAGCCAGCGAAACTGAGTTTTCAGGCGAAGCCTGGGAAGATCTCGGCCCTTATATAGCGCTGCTGTTATTGCTACCTTTGGCGATTAACTTTAGGCAACGATTATTTCAGCTATCACTGCCGTTAGCGACAGCCACGCTTTTAAGTACATCGCTATTCATAAGCCATGATGCTCAAGCAAGCCTTTGGGATGACCTCTGGCAAACTCGCGACCAACAGGCACAACAAGCCTTTGATGCCGAGGATTACCAACAAGCTGCTGATAAATTCAGCTCAAGTAACTGGCAAGCGAGTAGTCAGTACAAAGCAGGAAATTATGAGCAAGCCCTGTCACTGTTTGAGCAAGATTCTTCTGCCAACGGTTTATACAATCAAGGCAACAGCCTAATGCAGTTGGGTAAGTATGCAGATGCGATTGGCCGCTATGAGCAAGCATTAAAGCAACAGGCAGATTTTGCGCAGGCTCAGCAAAACCTTGAGCTAGCCAAGTCTTTGCTAGAGCAACAACAGGCTTCAGACGACCAGCAATCTAGTGACGGCGGCGATAACCAAGAGCAAAGCGATGGTGATCAACAGAACCAACAAAACGGTCAAAACCAAGACAATCAAAGCCAAAGTGATCAGAGCCAAAGCGACCAGCAACAACAAGGTCAGGATCAGCAGTCACAACAACAAGGTCAGGATCAGCAGTCACAACAACAGCAATCTGAACAAAACCAGTCTCAACAAAGCGACAATGATGAACAAAGCGATGAACAAAGCGGTGACGCCCAGCAATCCAACGAATCGCAAGCAAATAACGAGCAGCAAACTGGCTCATCAACAGGCTCACAAAAGAGTGGCTCGCAAGGCGCTAATGAGCAAACTGATAATGAAGCGCAGATGCAAGCAAATGCTGAGCAACAAGATGACAGTCAAAGTAAGCAACAAAGCGCAAATCAAACTCAGTCTGAACAATCAGAAAGCGAGCAACAGGCAGCTCAGTCAACACAAGCGAATGCCCAGCAAGCTGAGATGAACGAAGATGGTGAGAAGCAAGCTGCAGTAAGCCCAATTATTGCTGATGAAAACGCCATGCCAGCTGAAATGGAGCGTGCATTACGTGCGGTTAGCGAAGACCCACAAGTGCTCATTCGCAATAAAATGCAGCTGGAATATCAAAAACGTCGTCAAAACCGCCAATTACCAAAGGAAACACAACAGTGGTGA
- a CDS encoding sigma-70 family RNA polymerase sigma factor has translation MFDSLRKKKTDASVLSDMVSKQRRYDSLVRALHGDIYRYAYWLCGDKQVAEDITQETFLRAWRALDSLKDDKAAKSWLITILRRENARRFERKQFDYSDVEQEQLEDVFSSTNEEQTEQYWLRKQIGKLDIEYREPLLLQLIGGFSGDEIAQMLELNRNTVMTRLFRARNQLKDALEPTEVRGKANG, from the coding sequence ATGTTCGATAGTTTGCGAAAGAAAAAGACAGATGCCTCGGTCTTATCTGACATGGTAAGTAAACAACGACGATACGATAGCCTTGTCAGGGCACTTCATGGCGACATTTACCGCTACGCTTATTGGCTTTGTGGTGATAAACAGGTCGCAGAAGATATCACTCAAGAAACCTTTCTTAGGGCTTGGCGTGCTTTAGACTCTTTAAAAGACGACAAGGCGGCTAAGTCCTGGTTAATCACTATTTTGCGCCGTGAAAACGCTCGCCGTTTCGAGCGCAAGCAATTTGACTATAGTGATGTCGAGCAGGAACAACTCGAAGATGTATTTTCATCGACTAACGAGGAACAAACGGAGCAATACTGGTTGCGTAAGCAAATTGGTAAACTTGACATTGAATATCGTGAACCTTTGCTATTGCAGCTTATTGGTGGCTTTAGCGGAGACGAAATCGCGCAGATGTTAGAACTTAACCGAAATACGGTGATGACTCGATTATTCAGAGCCCGTAACCAATTGAAAGATGCGCTAGAACCAACAGAAGTAAGAGGTAAAGCCAATGGATGA
- a CDS encoding DUF3379 domain-containing protein, with the protein MDDLQFRRQAYGDPNDQSQDFIEHLNNNPDDAKLVQDLKALDAKLDAALNIDVPDDLAEKLILRQQLNTHQETKKRTRYLMAMAASVAFVVGLSFSMLKFTPVNLGDHAIAHVYHEPKALVSERDINFNDINFKLASISGLEQTKFTDQPGRVFYTTFCDFQGVKSLHLVMDDNQGNKVTLFIVPVENRMQLQEKFADDKYQGMGFESADAYMLLVGEQGSDLKQVQKEIEQTFI; encoded by the coding sequence ATGGATGATCTACAATTTCGACGCCAAGCCTATGGTGATCCTAATGATCAATCACAGGACTTTATCGAGCACCTAAATAACAACCCTGACGACGCCAAGCTAGTTCAGGACCTAAAAGCACTCGATGCCAAACTCGATGCTGCGCTTAATATTGATGTGCCGGACGATTTAGCTGAAAAGCTGATTTTGCGCCAGCAGCTTAACACTCACCAAGAGACGAAAAAGCGTACTCGCTACCTAATGGCAATGGCTGCGTCTGTGGCATTTGTTGTCGGCCTTAGCTTTAGCATGTTGAAGTTCACTCCAGTAAATCTGGGTGATCATGCCATAGCCCATGTGTACCATGAGCCAAAGGCATTGGTTTCTGAGCGTGATATTAATTTCAACGACATTAACTTTAAGCTGGCAAGCATTTCAGGGTTAGAGCAAACCAAATTTACCGACCAACCAGGGCGAGTGTTTTATACCACCTTTTGTGACTTTCAAGGTGTGAAATCATTGCACTTGGTAATGGATGACAATCAAGGCAATAAAGTGACCTTGTTTATAGTACCGGTTGAAAATCGCATGCAGCTGCAAGAGAAATTTGCTGATGACAAGTATCAAGGTATGGGCTTTGAGTCTGCCGACGCATACATGTTACTTGTGGGCGAACAAGGCAGTGACTTGAAGCAAGTTCAAAAAGAGATTGAGCAAACCTTCATTTAA
- a CDS encoding DUF4381 domain-containing protein, with the protein MTPQSPLAQMHDIMLPEPIHNWPIAYGYWIVLAIIITVLCYLILAWRKKRKLNAAKKQTLVLLSQLDDSAVDYPQQVNALLKRLALSYLPREQVANLSGAKWTEFLDARMAPAQQGQLGKLLNMRYQKQGLSTEQTLQLKQLATSYITSKALFSIPTDTMPKHGAKLC; encoded by the coding sequence ATGACACCTCAATCTCCACTTGCACAAATGCACGACATAATGTTGCCAGAGCCAATTCATAATTGGCCGATTGCATATGGCTACTGGATTGTCCTCGCAATCATTATCACTGTGCTTTGTTATCTTATTCTTGCATGGCGTAAAAAGCGTAAGCTTAATGCCGCTAAAAAGCAGACACTTGTGCTACTTAGCCAACTTGACGACAGTGCTGTAGACTATCCACAACAGGTTAATGCTTTACTTAAACGCCTAGCATTGAGCTATTTACCCCGTGAGCAAGTGGCAAATCTAAGCGGCGCAAAGTGGACTGAGTTCTTAGATGCTCGTATGGCGCCAGCACAACAAGGCCAGCTTGGTAAATTGCTGAACATGCGCTATCAAAAACAAGGTTTGAGCACTGAGCAAACACTGCAGCTCAAGCAACTTGCTACAAGCTACATTACCAGCAAAGCGCTATTTAGTATTCCAACAGATACCATGCCAAAACATGGAGCAAAGCTATGCTAA
- a CDS encoding vWA domain-containing protein, with amino-acid sequence MLTFAWLWLLVLLPLPLLIRSKHKQAQSGHLSLPGIESNQAIESTHAKHRQPKLAWILWLLLLSALARPQWLGEPIEIPASGRDLMVAVDLSGSMQIEDMTVNGRKVDRFTLIQHVLGDFIERRQGDRIGLILFADHAYLQAPMTQDRRSVAQFLREAEIGLVGKQTAIGEAIALTVKRFEKLKESNRVLVLLTDGSNNAGNIDPVTAANIAAERNITIYTVGVGAEVMERRTVFGTERVNPSFDLDESQLIELAKMTNGQYFRARNAQELDLIYQEIDKLEPVSRESLNYRPKTELFYLPLGLLAILSFLQVLLPNLQRLRRNSYKGDKAL; translated from the coding sequence ATGCTAACCTTTGCTTGGCTCTGGCTGCTGGTTTTACTGCCTTTACCCCTGCTCATTCGCTCAAAACACAAACAAGCTCAAAGTGGCCACTTATCGCTGCCTGGTATCGAGTCAAATCAGGCGATTGAGTCGACCCATGCCAAACATCGTCAACCTAAACTGGCCTGGATATTATGGCTGCTATTGCTAAGTGCGCTTGCACGACCGCAATGGCTAGGCGAGCCAATCGAGATCCCCGCAAGCGGTCGAGATTTAATGGTAGCTGTCGATTTATCTGGCAGTATGCAAATTGAAGATATGACGGTAAATGGTCGCAAAGTTGATCGCTTTACCCTAATCCAGCACGTATTGGGCGATTTTATCGAGCGCCGCCAAGGCGACCGTATTGGTCTAATCCTGTTTGCCGATCACGCCTATCTGCAGGCGCCAATGACGCAAGACCGACGCTCAGTAGCGCAGTTTTTACGCGAAGCTGAAATTGGCCTAGTGGGTAAGCAAACTGCTATTGGTGAAGCCATTGCACTGACCGTAAAGCGCTTTGAAAAGCTAAAAGAGAGTAACCGAGTACTGGTGTTACTTACCGACGGCTCCAATAATGCTGGCAATATTGACCCAGTAACAGCGGCTAATATTGCCGCCGAGCGCAACATCACCATATATACCGTAGGTGTAGGCGCAGAAGTGATGGAAAGGCGTACAGTGTTTGGCACCGAACGAGTGAATCCATCATTCGACCTTGATGAAAGCCAACTTATCGAGCTGGCGAAAATGACTAACGGTCAATACTTCCGCGCCCGCAACGCTCAAGAGCTAGATCTTATTTATCAAGAAATCGACAAGCTTGAGCCTGTTAGCCGCGAAAGTTTGAATTACCGCCCAAAGACCGAGCTGTTTTATTTACCTCTGGGTTTATTAGCAATCCTAAGCTTTTTACAAGTATTACTCCCTAATTTGCAGCGCTTGCGCCGCAACTCATACAAGGGAGACAAAGCACTATGA
- a CDS encoding BatD family protein: MLFAGSLFISLQAHAVTQVQASVDRNPAVVGEYFVLTVTADDDLSAGAFDPSILLDNFIVNRTSVGRSTKMINFKTSKETRWQVILSPKQSGQVTIPAFTINGVSSQPIELTVASPGTQTDEVQDLFIRASASVDSAYVGQLITYKVKLYLAAELQRGAINSPQVEGAQVKQIGEDADGTEIINGRRFRVIERTYGIIADLPGPLEIKGASFNGDILVEAPRRGGMFGFNESKPMRSQADDMQIDIKSAPASYQGEWLVADIAVLQEEWPTDGDFSVGSPITRTITLTVTGSDDSSIPDIDMPLPSGLKAYPEKPVRHSFVRQGQVVSQYSIATAIVPTKAGEFTLPEVVVPWWNPQTHKQEYARLPAKVVTIKAGDTSAPLTPITNVQTEQVSAGYWPWVSATFALMWLISTALWLNARKQQPSATPPKLDNEQHSQADLLALTKACKQQNASQILRALQQYFSAMQDKPVTLNQISALSPELKAAIEQLQAAKYSATPQGIDTQKLINAVKGYKSSERRITASAVAPLNP; this comes from the coding sequence ATGTTATTTGCAGGCAGTTTGTTTATCAGCCTACAAGCCCATGCTGTCACTCAAGTACAAGCAAGCGTTGACCGCAATCCAGCCGTTGTTGGTGAATATTTTGTACTCACGGTAACAGCTGACGATGACTTGAGTGCTGGCGCTTTCGACCCGTCAATTTTGCTCGACAACTTTATCGTTAACCGCACTAGCGTTGGTCGAAGCACTAAAATGATTAACTTTAAAACCAGCAAAGAAACTCGCTGGCAAGTGATCTTATCACCGAAGCAATCTGGCCAAGTTACCATTCCTGCTTTCACCATCAATGGCGTAAGCTCACAACCCATTGAGCTAACAGTCGCCTCACCTGGTACGCAAACTGATGAAGTGCAAGACTTATTTATTCGCGCTTCGGCAAGCGTTGATTCTGCCTATGTGGGCCAATTAATCACCTACAAAGTGAAGCTGTACCTTGCTGCTGAGTTGCAACGCGGTGCAATCAACTCTCCACAAGTTGAGGGTGCTCAGGTAAAGCAAATTGGCGAAGATGCAGACGGCACAGAAATTATCAATGGTCGCCGCTTTCGAGTGATTGAACGTACCTACGGCATTATTGCTGATCTGCCGGGCCCACTTGAGATCAAAGGCGCCAGCTTTAACGGCGACATTTTGGTGGAAGCGCCAAGACGCGGTGGTATGTTTGGCTTTAACGAAAGCAAACCGATGCGTAGCCAAGCAGATGACATGCAAATTGACATTAAGTCTGCTCCAGCTAGCTATCAAGGTGAATGGTTAGTGGCAGATATTGCCGTGTTGCAAGAAGAGTGGCCAACCGACGGCGACTTTAGTGTAGGTAGCCCAATCACTCGTACCATTACCCTCACGGTAACAGGCAGTGATGACTCAAGTATTCCAGATATCGACATGCCTTTGCCATCTGGCCTAAAAGCGTACCCTGAAAAGCCAGTACGCCACTCATTTGTTAGGCAGGGTCAGGTGGTTTCGCAATACAGTATAGCCACCGCTATTGTGCCAACCAAAGCAGGCGAATTTACCTTGCCAGAAGTTGTGGTGCCTTGGTGGAATCCACAAACTCATAAGCAAGAGTATGCTCGTCTTCCGGCAAAGGTCGTCACCATTAAAGCGGGTGATACCTCAGCACCATTGACCCCAATTACAAATGTACAAACTGAGCAAGTCAGTGCTGGTTACTGGCCTTGGGTAAGTGCAACCTTTGCCCTGATGTGGTTGATTAGCACTGCACTGTGGCTCAATGCCCGTAAGCAACAACCATCAGCTACGCCTCCAAAACTTGATAATGAGCAACACAGTCAAGCTGATTTACTGGCACTGACCAAAGCCTGTAAGCAACAAAACGCCAGCCAGATTTTACGTGCCTTGCAACAATACTTTAGCGCCATGCAAGACAAACCTGTGACACTAAATCAGATCAGCGCCCTTTCACCAGAGCTAAAAGCCGCTATAGAACAACTGCAAGCAGCCAAGTATTCAGCGACGCCGCAAGGTATTGATACTCAAAAACTGATTAACGCAGTAAAAGGTTATAAGTCTAGCGAGCGCCGCATAACTGCTAGTGCCGTCGCGCCGCTTAACCCTTAA
- the putP gene encoding sodium/proline symporter PutP, which translates to MEIQAPILITFIGYLALMIGIGFWAYRKTDTVDDYILGGRQMGPAVTALSVGASDMSGWLLLGLPGAVYLGGLGEAWIGFGLVFGAWLNWLFVAKRLRIYTQLADNALTLPDFFENRFHDSKGLLKVVAAITILLFFTFYTSSGMVGGAILFEKVFGLDYTLALLIGSVIIVAYTFVGGFFAVSWTDFFQGCLMLVALLIVPVAIFSEPKVQENLTQLDPAMLSFISDETTIIGLVSLLAWGLGYFGQPHILSRFMAIGSAKDIPVSRRIAMSWMVVSLIGALATGLAGTLYFADSALENPETVFIHLAHAAFNPWIGGILIAAILSAIMSTIDSQLLVCSSVITEDVYRKWIRPQASNKELMLVGRFGVIAIAIIAVIIALDPQSSVLSLVSYAWAGFGAAFGPVVILALFWQGYSRNGAVATIVIGAITVVVWKELSGGIFELYEIVPGFILATLAGVVVSKLSPANEQVSQSFNQFNESLKQHN; encoded by the coding sequence ATGGAAATTCAAGCGCCTATCCTTATAACCTTTATTGGTTATCTCGCCCTCATGATTGGTATTGGCTTTTGGGCATACCGTAAGACAGATACTGTTGACGATTACATCCTTGGTGGCCGCCAAATGGGTCCAGCGGTAACTGCACTAAGCGTTGGCGCATCTGACATGTCAGGTTGGTTATTGCTGGGATTACCCGGCGCTGTGTACCTAGGTGGCTTAGGCGAAGCATGGATTGGTTTTGGATTGGTTTTTGGCGCCTGGCTTAACTGGCTATTTGTAGCAAAACGCTTACGTATTTATACCCAACTAGCTGACAACGCCCTCACCCTACCCGACTTTTTCGAGAATCGTTTCCATGACAGCAAAGGTCTATTAAAGGTTGTCGCTGCTATCACAATCTTACTATTTTTTACCTTCTACACGTCATCAGGCATGGTCGGCGGCGCAATTTTATTTGAAAAAGTCTTTGGCCTTGATTACACCTTAGCCCTGCTCATTGGTTCAGTCATTATTGTGGCATATACCTTCGTTGGCGGTTTCTTTGCGGTAAGCTGGACTGACTTTTTCCAGGGTTGTTTAATGCTGGTCGCCTTGTTAATCGTGCCAGTCGCCATCTTTTCAGAGCCCAAAGTACAAGAGAACCTAACTCAATTAGACCCTGCGATGCTGAGCTTTATTAGTGATGAAACCACCATCATAGGTCTGGTTTCACTATTAGCCTGGGGCTTAGGTTACTTTGGTCAACCGCATATTTTGTCGCGTTTTATGGCAATTGGTAGCGCTAAAGATATTCCTGTATCTCGCCGTATAGCCATGAGCTGGATGGTGGTATCACTAATCGGCGCATTGGCTACCGGTCTGGCTGGTACCTTGTATTTTGCAGACTCTGCACTGGAAAACCCAGAAACCGTATTTATTCACTTGGCTCATGCAGCATTTAACCCTTGGATTGGCGGTATCCTCATCGCAGCGATTCTGTCAGCAATTATGAGCACCATCGACTCACAGCTATTAGTTTGCTCAAGCGTGATCACAGAAGATGTGTACCGTAAATGGATCCGCCCACAAGCTAGCAATAAAGAACTGATGCTAGTTGGGCGTTTTGGCGTAATTGCCATCGCAATTATCGCCGTGATTATCGCCTTAGACCCTCAAAGCAGCGTACTTAGCTTAGTGAGTTATGCCTGGGCAGGATTTGGCGCAGCATTTGGACCAGTGGTCATACTTGCACTGTTTTGGCAGGGTTACAGCCGTAACGGCGCTGTGGCAACCATTGTAATTGGTGCCATTACTGTGGTGGTTTGGAAAGAACTAAGCGGTGGTATCTTTGAGCTTTACGAGATTGTTCCAGGCTTCATCCTAGCAACCCTTGCGGGTGTTGTTGTAAGTAAGCTGTCTCCAGCTAATGAGCAGGTGAGTCAGTCATTTAACCAGTTCAATGAATCATTGAAGCAGCATAACTAG